A genomic window from Deltaproteobacteria bacterium includes:
- a CDS encoding NAD-dependent epimerase/dehydratase family protein, translated as MKRILVTGAVGQIGSELTLALRDRYGGDAVVASDVRMPQDPSLRDGGPFEFVDCMDPHHLTRVMQIHRVDTIYHLAALLSAVGEQRPLQAWQLNVNGLVNVLEAARQYKCALFFPSSIGAFGPDTPRKRTPQVTIQRPTTMYGVTKVVGEMLCEDYHRRFAMDTRGLRFPGLISYQTEPGGGTTDYAVEIFRQALQHGVYTCYLRADARLPMMYMPDAIRAMIELMEVEPARLIHRNAYNLGAVDFTPAEIAEAIKKRIPAFHIEYAVDPRRQAIADSWPESVDDSAAREEWKWAPRYGLDAMVDDMLQKMH; from the coding sequence ATGAAGCGGATTCTGGTGACCGGTGCGGTGGGGCAAATCGGCTCGGAGCTGACGCTCGCGCTCCGCGACCGTTACGGCGGCGACGCGGTGGTCGCGAGCGACGTCCGGATGCCCCAGGACCCGTCGCTGCGCGACGGTGGCCCCTTCGAGTTCGTCGACTGCATGGATCCGCATCACCTCACGCGCGTGATGCAGATCCATCGCGTGGACACCATCTACCATCTCGCCGCCCTTCTCTCCGCGGTCGGCGAGCAGCGCCCGCTTCAGGCCTGGCAGCTGAACGTGAACGGACTGGTCAACGTGCTGGAGGCGGCGCGGCAGTACAAGTGCGCGCTCTTCTTCCCCAGCTCCATCGGCGCCTTCGGACCGGACACGCCGCGCAAGCGGACTCCCCAGGTCACCATCCAGCGTCCCACCACCATGTACGGCGTCACCAAGGTGGTGGGCGAGATGCTCTGCGAGGACTACCACCGGCGCTTCGCCATGGACACGCGCGGGCTGCGCTTTCCAGGACTCATCTCGTACCAGACGGAGCCCGGAGGCGGCACCACCGACTACGCGGTGGAGATCTTCCGCCAGGCTCTCCAGCACGGCGTCTACACCTGCTACCTGCGCGCAGATGCCCGGCTGCCGATGATGTACATGCCCGACGCCATCCGCGCGATGATCGAGCTGATGGAAGTCGAGCCCGCCCGGCTCATCCACCGCAATGCGTACAACCTCGGCGCGGTCGACTTCACGCCCGCGGAGATCGCCGAGGCGATCAAGAAGCGGATTCCCGCCTTCCACATCGAGTACGCCGTCGATCCCCGGCGGCAGGCCATCGCGGATTCCTGGCCGGAATCGGTCGACGACAGCGCAGCGCGCGAGGAATGGAAGTGGGCGCCACGCTACGGCCTCGACGCGATGGTCGACGACATGCTGCAGAAGATGCACTGA
- a CDS encoding 16S rRNA (uracil(1498)-N(3))-methyltransferase, which translates to MNLLLLGPEEVRPDGTARLSGRRLVHAREILRLTHGDTLRVGVLGGATGLGQVLQLDERELVILTSLTEAPPARPGIDLLLALPRPKALRRILPSAASLGVDRIVLVNAARVEKSYFDSPALDPEAMGELLMLGLEQARDTHLPDVLVRKRFRPFVEDELDALWPRTARFVAHPAAEIAASRGAERAVVAIGPEGGWVPFEIDLLRGRGFTPFTLGPRPLRVEVALPYALGMLRAR; encoded by the coding sequence ATGAACCTTCTGTTGCTCGGCCCGGAAGAGGTGCGTCCCGACGGGACCGCGCGGTTGTCGGGACGGCGGCTCGTGCATGCGCGCGAGATCCTGCGGCTGACGCACGGCGACACGCTGCGCGTCGGCGTGCTGGGGGGCGCGACGGGACTCGGGCAGGTGCTTCAGCTCGACGAGCGCGAGCTGGTGATCCTCACTTCGCTGACGGAGGCGCCGCCTGCGCGACCGGGGATCGATCTGCTGCTGGCGCTTCCCCGGCCGAAGGCGCTGCGGAGGATCCTTCCGTCGGCGGCTTCGCTCGGCGTCGACCGGATCGTACTGGTGAACGCGGCGCGGGTGGAGAAGAGCTACTTCGATTCCCCGGCGCTGGACCCGGAGGCGATGGGCGAGCTGCTCATGCTCGGCCTCGAGCAGGCGAGGGACACGCACCTGCCCGACGTCCTCGTCCGGAAGCGGTTCCGTCCCTTCGTGGAGGACGAGCTGGACGCGCTTTGGCCTCGGACCGCCCGCTTCGTCGCGCATCCCGCCGCGGAGATCGCGGCGTCCCGTGGAGCGGAGCGCGCCGTCGTTGCCATCGGGCCGGAGGGAGGATGGGTGCCGTTCGAGATCGACCTGCTCCGCGGGCGCGGCTTCACGCCGTTCACGCTCGGACCGCGGCCCTTGCGCGTCGAGGTGGCGTTGCCGTATGCGCTGGGGATGCTCAGGGCGCGGTGA
- a CDS encoding MFS transporter — protein sequence MGCAVRRLLPSTATPDAPRLIATRAARGFADGIASVLLASYLSRLGFTPLQIGAIATATLFGSALLLLSVGLLGHRFPRRGVLFASAILMCLTGIAFYLATDFWALLLVAFVGTLNPSSGDVTLFLPTEQAVLAEAAAPADRTALFAWYNLAGALAGALGALAAGLPDALSPASAGQAERGAFLVYAAFGAFSALAYRKLSPALEPPPATRAPPLHKSRGVVLQLAALFSVDSFGGGFVVQSILALWLFRRFDVPVSQAGAIFFAVNVLGAFSQLVSARIAARIGHVRTMVFTHLPSNAFLLLAGVMPTLPLAAFFLLLRAMLSQMDVPARQAYVMAMVPREERAAAASVTNVPRSLAAAVAPLLAGALLQKSAFGWPLVCAGLLKAGYDLVLYVKFAQRKPLENHPPTC from the coding sequence ATGGGTTGCGCGGTGAGGCGCCTGCTCCCGTCGACCGCGACGCCCGATGCTCCGCGCCTGATCGCGACGCGCGCGGCCCGCGGATTCGCCGACGGCATCGCCAGCGTCCTGCTCGCAAGCTACCTGTCGCGTCTCGGCTTCACGCCTCTGCAGATCGGGGCCATCGCCACGGCTACCCTCTTCGGGTCGGCGCTGCTGTTGCTGTCGGTCGGCCTGCTCGGCCATCGCTTCCCGCGCCGCGGAGTGCTGTTCGCTTCCGCGATCCTGATGTGTCTGACCGGCATCGCGTTCTACCTCGCCACGGACTTCTGGGCGCTGCTCCTGGTGGCGTTCGTGGGAACGCTGAACCCATCGTCCGGGGACGTGACCCTCTTCCTTCCCACCGAGCAGGCCGTGCTCGCCGAGGCGGCCGCGCCGGCCGACCGGACCGCGCTCTTCGCCTGGTACAACCTCGCCGGTGCGCTCGCCGGCGCCCTTGGCGCGCTCGCGGCCGGACTGCCGGACGCGCTCTCGCCGGCATCCGCGGGACAGGCGGAACGCGGCGCTTTTCTCGTCTATGCCGCGTTCGGTGCCTTCTCGGCGCTCGCCTACCGCAAGCTCTCCCCGGCGCTGGAGCCCCCGCCTGCGACACGCGCGCCGCCGCTGCACAAGTCGCGCGGCGTCGTGCTGCAGCTCGCGGCGCTCTTCTCGGTCGACTCCTTCGGCGGCGGATTCGTCGTGCAGTCCATCCTCGCCCTCTGGCTGTTCCGGCGATTCGACGTTCCGGTGAGCCAGGCCGGCGCCATCTTCTTCGCCGTCAACGTCCTCGGCGCCTTCTCCCAGCTCGTCTCCGCGCGCATCGCCGCGCGGATCGGCCATGTCCGGACCATGGTCTTCACGCACCTGCCGTCGAACGCCTTCCTGCTGCTCGCCGGCGTGATGCCGACGCTGCCGCTGGCGGCCTTCTTCCTGCTCCTGCGCGCCATGCTCTCGCAGATGGACGTGCCCGCCCGGCAGGCCTACGTGATGGCGATGGTCCCGCGCGAGGAGCGCGCGGCGGCGGCCAGCGTCACCAACGTCCCGCGCAGCCTCGCCGCGGCGGTGGCACCGCTTCTGGCCGGCGCTTTGCTACAGAAAAGCGCATTCGGCTGGCCGCTCGTCTGCGCCGGCCTCCTGAAGGCGGGCTACGACCTTGTCCTGTACGTGAAATTCGCCCAACGAAAGCCGCTGGAGAACCACCCGCCGACCTGCTAA
- a CDS encoding YjbQ family protein translates to MHQESVRVEPGGRGLHDVTDAVRRVVHAAGVRTGLCNVCVQHTSASLVVQENADPAVRRDLEAFLARLAPEGADYEHEEEGPDDMPSHIRAALTRTAETLPVSGAELALGTWQAIYLWEHRRAPHRRTLVVTVWGL, encoded by the coding sequence ATGCACCAGGAATCGGTCCGCGTCGAGCCGGGCGGGCGAGGTCTCCATGACGTGACCGACGCCGTCCGCCGCGTCGTGCACGCCGCCGGTGTCCGGACCGGACTCTGCAACGTTTGTGTACAGCACACCAGCGCCTCGCTGGTCGTCCAGGAGAACGCCGACCCGGCCGTGCGGCGGGATTTGGAAGCGTTCTTGGCGCGGCTCGCGCCCGAAGGCGCCGACTACGAGCACGAGGAAGAGGGGCCGGACGACATGCCTTCGCACATCCGCGCCGCGCTCACCCGGACCGCGGAGACGCTGCCCGTGAGCGGCGCAGAGCTCGCGCTCGGAACGTGGCAGGCGATCTACCTCTGGGAGCATCGCCGCGCGCCGCACCGTCGGACGTTGGTCGTCACGGTGTGGGGACTGTAG
- a CDS encoding arginyltransferase has protein sequence MLVRLLQHRIAGPEPCPYLEGISSTTETMLMTGVSPAELDDLLVRGWRRFGPVYFRPVCATCDECVSVRVPVATFSPSPNLRRVLRRGSHLRIEVGEPLVDDERLELYRRWHTSREARRGWKPDRIGVESYAMQFCFPHAAAREFSYWDGEELMGIGIADETPHALSAVYCYYDPDRSHLSIGTYNVLRAIEYARHRRLSYVYLGYRVEGCPSLEYKGRFRPQERLRGRVDAPHSPRWEPA, from the coding sequence GTGCTCGTGCGCCTGTTGCAGCATCGGATCGCCGGGCCCGAGCCGTGCCCCTATCTGGAAGGCATCAGCTCGACGACCGAGACCATGCTGATGACGGGCGTCAGCCCGGCCGAGCTGGACGATCTGCTCGTGCGCGGCTGGCGCAGGTTCGGCCCCGTCTACTTCCGCCCAGTGTGCGCGACCTGCGACGAGTGCGTCTCCGTCCGTGTCCCGGTTGCGACCTTTTCGCCTTCACCGAACCTGCGCCGCGTGCTCCGGCGCGGCAGCCATCTGCGGATCGAGGTTGGTGAGCCGCTGGTCGACGACGAGCGCCTCGAGCTCTATCGCCGCTGGCACACGAGCCGTGAAGCGAGGCGTGGGTGGAAGCCGGATCGCATCGGCGTCGAGTCCTACGCCATGCAGTTCTGCTTCCCGCACGCCGCTGCGCGCGAGTTCTCCTATTGGGACGGTGAGGAGCTGATGGGGATCGGCATCGCCGACGAGACTCCGCACGCTCTCTCCGCCGTGTACTGCTATTACGATCCGGACCGCAGCCATCTCTCGATCGGCACGTATAACGTGCTGCGCGCGATCGAATACGCGCGGCATCGCCGGCTCTCCTACGTGTACCTCGGTTACCGCGTCGAGGGCTGCCCTTCGCTGGAGTACAAGGGGCGTTTCCGCCCCCAGGAGCGACTCCGCGGCCGCGTCGATGCTCCACACTCTCCGAGATGGGAGCCAGCTTGA
- a CDS encoding FAD-dependent oxidoreductase has product MSQPAPTLRETNVDKLGEQRFDVLVLGGGINGAVSAAALAARGARVALIERGDFASVTSQQSSNLAWGGIKYLETYEFGLVRKLCRARNRLIRAYPSTVQEIRFFTSVARGFRHGRLKLWLGALLYWAIGGFFTRAPRLLSSADIERDEPVVDTRGLSGGFEYSDSYLHDNDARFVWGFIRSALDRGCVAANYVEALGSSRTGDGWVTRARDVVSGRDLTIASSVLINACGPYADEVNARDGISTAHHHVFSKGIHVIVDRLTAHRRVLTFFADDGRLFFVIPMQAKTCIGTTDTRVERPEVEVTPDDRRFVLDNINKRLRLARPLGDGDVIAERCGVRPLVVSGTGNGARDWTQLSRKHAIETDVPRRRLTIFGGKLTDCINVGDEICAEAQRLGVALPFAGLVWYGEPADAVRDEYFHQARLMDLDALTSPSASEKLSTRLWRRYGSEALGLLEAIRRDPRQAEVIIETSEYIRCELDEAARREMVVKLEDFLRRRSKIAQVVREEEIRAAPGLREACRILFGAEAEEKIAEYFAPERAFPPSRKRPATA; this is encoded by the coding sequence ATGAGCCAACCCGCGCCCACGCTCCGCGAGACCAACGTGGACAAGCTCGGCGAACAGCGGTTCGACGTCCTCGTCCTCGGCGGCGGCATCAACGGCGCCGTATCGGCCGCGGCGCTGGCGGCGCGTGGAGCAAGGGTCGCGCTGATCGAGCGCGGCGATTTCGCGTCGGTGACGTCGCAGCAGTCCTCGAACCTGGCCTGGGGCGGGATCAAGTACCTGGAGACGTACGAGTTCGGGCTCGTGCGCAAGCTCTGCCGCGCCCGCAACCGCCTCATCCGCGCCTATCCGAGCACGGTCCAGGAGATCCGGTTCTTCACCTCCGTCGCCCGCGGCTTCCGCCACGGCCGCCTCAAGCTCTGGCTTGGCGCCCTCCTCTACTGGGCGATCGGAGGGTTCTTCACCCGCGCCCCTCGCCTGCTCTCGTCCGCGGACATCGAGCGGGACGAGCCCGTGGTCGACACCCGCGGCCTTTCCGGCGGGTTCGAGTATTCCGACTCCTATCTGCACGACAACGATGCCCGCTTCGTCTGGGGGTTCATCCGCTCCGCGCTAGACCGCGGGTGCGTCGCCGCGAACTACGTCGAGGCGCTGGGGTCCAGCCGCACCGGTGACGGCTGGGTGACGAGGGCGCGCGACGTGGTCAGCGGCCGCGACCTGACCATCGCCTCCTCGGTGCTGATCAACGCCTGCGGGCCCTACGCCGACGAGGTGAATGCGCGGGACGGCATCTCCACGGCGCACCATCATGTGTTCTCCAAAGGCATCCACGTCATCGTCGACCGACTGACCGCGCACCGCCGGGTGCTGACCTTCTTCGCCGACGACGGCCGCCTCTTCTTCGTCATTCCCATGCAGGCGAAGACCTGCATCGGCACGACCGACACGCGCGTGGAACGCCCCGAAGTCGAGGTTACGCCCGACGACCGGCGCTTCGTGCTCGACAACATCAACAAGCGCCTGCGGCTGGCGCGGCCGCTCGGCGATGGCGACGTCATCGCCGAGCGTTGCGGGGTCCGGCCGCTGGTCGTCTCCGGCACCGGCAACGGCGCGCGCGACTGGACCCAGCTCTCGCGCAAGCACGCCATCGAGACCGACGTGCCGCGCCGGCGGCTCACCATTTTCGGCGGCAAGCTCACCGACTGCATCAACGTCGGCGATGAGATCTGCGCCGAGGCGCAGAGGCTGGGCGTGGCGCTGCCCTTCGCCGGCCTTGTCTGGTACGGCGAGCCGGCGGACGCGGTGCGCGACGAGTACTTCCACCAGGCGCGGCTGATGGATCTGGACGCGCTCACCTCGCCGAGCGCGAGCGAGAAGCTGTCCACGCGCCTGTGGCGCCGGTACGGCTCGGAAGCGCTGGGGCTGCTCGAAGCGATCCGCCGCGATCCGCGGCAGGCGGAGGTGATCATCGAAACGAGCGAGTACATCCGCTGCGAGCTGGACGAGGCGGCGCGGCGCGAGATGGTGGTGAAGCTCGAGGACTTCCTGCGCCGCCGGTCGAAGATTGCGCAGGTGGTGCGCGAAGAGGAGATCCGGGCGGCGCCCGGGCTGCGCGAGGCCTGCAGGATTCTCTTTGGGGCTGAGGCGGAGGAGAAGATCGCAGAATACTTCGCCCCGGAAAGGGCATTTCCGCCTTCGCGGAAACGCCCGGCGACTGCATAG
- a CDS encoding TIGR00725 family protein, with product MDRDHDGAGERSRAAPVSRQAAQNEEQRRPVIGVIGDGQPGSERERMAAEVGAALARAGVHLVCGGLGGCMEGASRGYKEANGAGICLGLLPGTSRSEANPWVDLAIPTGVNSAQGALVAMAVDAAIVLGGGGGTLSEVGLLLRDGKPVVALDRTGGAAQLVGGHQLGRVRVLLAHGAEEAVRLVLEKIRDKHPEKAMDIEK from the coding sequence ATGGACCGCGATCACGATGGCGCCGGTGAACGCTCGCGCGCCGCGCCGGTGAGCAGACAGGCGGCCCAGAACGAGGAGCAGCGGCGCCCGGTCATCGGGGTGATCGGCGATGGCCAGCCGGGCTCGGAGCGCGAGCGCATGGCTGCGGAGGTCGGGGCAGCTCTCGCGCGCGCCGGAGTCCACCTGGTTTGCGGCGGTCTCGGCGGCTGCATGGAGGGCGCGTCGCGCGGATACAAGGAGGCGAACGGCGCCGGCATCTGCCTCGGGCTGTTGCCCGGAACCTCGCGCTCCGAAGCAAATCCGTGGGTGGATCTCGCCATCCCGACCGGCGTCAATTCCGCGCAGGGCGCTCTGGTCGCCATGGCGGTCGACGCCGCCATCGTCCTCGGCGGGGGCGGTGGGACGCTCAGCGAAGTCGGCTTGCTTCTCCGCGACGGCAAGCCGGTGGTGGCGCTGGATCGCACCGGCGGAGCCGCCCAGCTGGTCGGCGGCCATCAACTGGGACGGGTGCGCGTGCTGCTCGCGCACGGGGCGGAGGAAGCCGTCCGGTTGGTGCTGGAGAAGATTCGCGACAAGCACCCCGAAAAGGCGATGGACATCGAGAAATAA
- a CDS encoding ATP-dependent DNA ligase yields the protein MLAKLAGALPEGNGWIFEPKWDGFRALAFRDGDHLLLQSRDLKPLNRYFPELEEPLLSQVPRRCVLDGEIVIAGPNGLDFDALLLRIHPAASRIKLLASQTPASYVAFDLLALDDEDLRQAPQEERRRRLERVLAGVRPPLYLTPATRDRAVAQDWFSRFEGAGFDGVVAKRVEEIYQPDKRVMLKVKHQRTADCVVAGFRWHKNGPGTMIGSLLLGLYDDGGKLHHVGVTSSFTAAKRKDLVGELAPLREGAADAHPWREWAQWTGDQRMPGASSRWNRGKDLSWEPLRIERVCEVAYDHLQGDRFRHATTFLRWRPDKPPSECRYDQLEETAPAELRQIFGAPGLRE from the coding sequence ATGCTCGCGAAACTCGCGGGCGCTCTCCCCGAGGGCAACGGCTGGATCTTCGAGCCGAAGTGGGACGGATTTCGCGCGCTGGCGTTCCGCGACGGCGATCACCTCCTGCTGCAGAGCCGGGACCTGAAGCCGCTCAACCGATACTTCCCGGAGCTGGAGGAGCCGCTGCTGAGCCAGGTTCCGCGGCGCTGCGTGCTCGACGGGGAAATCGTGATTGCCGGCCCGAATGGGCTCGATTTCGACGCCTTGCTCCTTCGCATTCATCCGGCCGCTTCCCGGATCAAGCTGCTCGCTTCGCAGACGCCGGCCTCCTACGTCGCCTTCGATCTGCTCGCTCTGGACGACGAGGACCTTCGGCAGGCGCCGCAAGAGGAGCGCCGGCGCCGCCTCGAGCGCGTGCTCGCAGGCGTCAGGCCGCCGCTGTACCTGACGCCTGCGACGCGAGACCGGGCCGTGGCGCAGGACTGGTTCTCGCGGTTCGAAGGCGCCGGATTCGACGGCGTGGTCGCGAAGCGCGTCGAGGAGATCTACCAGCCCGACAAGCGGGTGATGCTGAAGGTCAAGCACCAGCGCACCGCGGACTGCGTCGTAGCGGGCTTCCGGTGGCACAAGAACGGCCCGGGGACGATGATCGGCTCGCTCCTGCTCGGTCTCTATGACGACGGGGGCAAGCTCCATCACGTGGGCGTCACTTCCTCGTTCACCGCGGCGAAGCGCAAGGATCTGGTCGGGGAGCTCGCGCCGCTGCGCGAAGGGGCGGCGGATGCGCATCCCTGGCGGGAGTGGGCGCAGTGGACGGGCGATCAACGCATGCCCGGCGCCTCCTCCCGCTGGAACCGTGGCAAGGATCTCTCCTGGGAACCGCTGCGAATCGAGCGCGTCTGCGAGGTGGCGTACGATCACCTGCAGGGCGATCGGTTCCGCCACGCGACGACTTTCCTGCGCTGGCGGCCTGACAAGCCGCCTTCGGAATGCCGCTACGACCAGCTCGAGGAGACCGCTCCCGCTGAGCTGCGGCAGATCTTCGGCGCACCGGGTCTCAGGGAATGA
- a CDS encoding DNA primase, with amino-acid sequence MLRRVPARKELLQIEGREVPISNPDKVFFPQRGYTKLDLVRYYLAVAEGALRGAGGRPMALKRYVHGAEGEFFFQKRAPESRPLWIEVVELKFPSGRTAREVVLRDAAQLVWIINLGCLDLHPHPVRAEDLDHPDELRVDLDPVPGVPWAQVREVALLAREVLQEHGLTGWPKTSGS; translated from the coding sequence ATGCTCCGGCGCGTGCCTGCCCGGAAGGAGCTCCTCCAGATCGAAGGGCGGGAAGTTCCGATCTCGAATCCGGACAAGGTGTTCTTTCCACAGCGCGGCTACACGAAGCTCGATCTGGTCCGCTACTACCTCGCGGTCGCGGAGGGCGCGCTCCGCGGCGCTGGCGGACGGCCCATGGCGCTCAAGCGCTACGTGCACGGAGCCGAGGGCGAGTTCTTCTTCCAGAAGCGGGCGCCGGAGTCGCGGCCGCTCTGGATCGAGGTGGTGGAGCTGAAGTTCCCTTCCGGCCGGACGGCCCGCGAAGTGGTGCTGCGGGACGCCGCGCAGCTGGTCTGGATCATCAACCTCGGCTGCCTCGATCTCCATCCGCACCCGGTGCGCGCCGAGGACCTCGACCATCCCGACGAGCTGCGCGTCGATCTGGATCCCGTCCCCGGCGTTCCTTGGGCGCAGGTGCGAGAGGTCGCGCTGCTCGCGCGCGAGGTGCTCCAGGAGCACGGACTCACCGGCTGGCCGAAGACGTCGGGCTCG